From the genome of Desulfobaculum xiamenense, one region includes:
- a CDS encoding class I SAM-dependent methyltransferase, with product MGVKRGATIVDLDGPRQRLEVVAAGRSWLIERTADLETLWELIGEDEFTEDERLPYWAEVWPSSVVLSAWLGANRARIAGRVCVDMGCGLGLTALAGSLFGARVIAFDYEFEPLFFARGNADLNRVAQPLWIQMDWRNAAIAAGSAQFVWAGDVIYEKRFIGSVLSFLDHVLVPGGRAWIAEPDRAVARPFGEAVAALGWGCERVHTEHIQWEGHSVTVHILEISKRP from the coding sequence GTGGGCGTGAAACGTGGCGCTACCATTGTCGATCTGGACGGTCCCAGGCAGCGGCTCGAAGTTGTGGCCGCTGGTCGGTCGTGGCTCATTGAGCGCACCGCGGACCTCGAAACGCTGTGGGAACTCATCGGCGAGGACGAATTCACCGAGGACGAGCGCCTGCCCTATTGGGCGGAGGTGTGGCCGTCCAGTGTCGTGCTGTCGGCGTGGCTGGGCGCGAACCGTGCCCGCATCGCCGGGCGCGTATGCGTCGACATGGGGTGCGGGCTGGGGCTGACGGCTTTGGCCGGTTCGCTTTTCGGCGCGCGCGTCATCGCCTTTGATTACGAATTCGAGCCGCTGTTCTTCGCGCGCGGCAACGCGGACCTGAACCGCGTGGCGCAGCCTCTGTGGATTCAGATGGACTGGCGCAATGCGGCCATCGCTGCTGGCAGCGCTCAATTCGTCTGGGCCGGGGACGTCATCTACGAGAAGCGTTTCATCGGCTCCGTGCTGTCGTTTCTGGATCATGTGCTCGTCCCCGGCGGGCGGGCATGGATAGCCGAACCTGACCGCGCCGTGGCCAGACCCTTCGGCGAGGCCGTGGCCGCACTCGGCTGGGGCTGCGAGCGGGTGCATACCGAGCACATCCAGTGGGAGGGGCATTCTGTTACGGTCCACATCCTTGAAATTTCGAAAAGGCCTTGA
- a CDS encoding DUF4079 domain-containing protein: MLLFHPVSMVVVNLLSLYVLHLGARRFRMAHFGQPVRFAWRRHVTLGLVVLCGWGLGMAGAMAITWHFWERVGATGWHFVNAAGFMAPLLFVGLASGVYMDRRRGRRVLLPVLHGLCNVVLVTLAMGQVFTGWHALVEFVF, translated from the coding sequence ATGCTCCTGTTTCATCCCGTATCCATGGTGGTGGTCAATCTGCTATCGCTCTATGTGCTGCACCTTGGCGCGCGGCGTTTCCGAATGGCCCATTTCGGCCAACCGGTGCGCTTCGCGTGGCGTAGACACGTGACGCTCGGGCTGGTTGTGCTTTGCGGCTGGGGGCTTGGCATGGCTGGCGCGATGGCCATTACGTGGCACTTCTGGGAGCGCGTGGGCGCAACCGGGTGGCATTTCGTCAACGCCGCAGGGTTCATGGCACCGCTTCTGTTCGTGGGCCTCGCTTCCGGGGTGTACATGGACCGTCGGCGCGGCCGCCGGGTGCTTTTGCCCGTGCTGCATGGCCTGTGCAATGTCGTCCTCGTCACGCTGGCGATGGGGCAGGTGTTCACGGGCTGGCATGCGCTCGTCGAGTTCGTCTTCTGA
- a CDS encoding energy-coupling factor ABC transporter ATP-binding protein has product MIRIDQLSHSYPGGTTVLSDINLSITRGTLLALVGTNGSGKSTLLSLLAGILRPTRGTISRGGFTSPGDEAAMRRSSGLLLQDADLQILGATVEEDILLGFATDDNVARTKALDMAQRFGLADQWHTPVQHLSWGQKRKLCLAAALLRQPDCLLLDEPFSGLDYPGMIEMREMLIASRSAGLTQVVTSHDLEPLADIVDVMAVMHAGRIALSGAPRDILDHVREFGVRPPSSWTANRTLQPWD; this is encoded by the coding sequence ATGATTCGCATCGACCAACTCAGCCATTCCTATCCGGGCGGCACGACCGTGCTTTCCGACATCAACCTATCCATAACGCGCGGAACCCTACTGGCCCTCGTGGGAACCAACGGCTCGGGCAAATCCACGCTGCTCTCGCTTCTGGCGGGCATTCTACGGCCCACGCGGGGCACAATCTCTCGCGGCGGGTTCACCTCTCCCGGAGACGAAGCCGCCATGCGCCGCAGTTCGGGCCTGCTCCTTCAGGACGCGGACCTGCAAATCCTCGGTGCCACCGTGGAGGAGGACATCCTGCTCGGCTTCGCCACGGACGACAACGTAGCCCGGACCAAGGCGCTGGACATGGCCCAACGCTTCGGTCTCGCCGACCAGTGGCACACGCCCGTCCAGCATCTCTCGTGGGGGCAGAAGCGCAAACTGTGCCTCGCGGCCGCCCTGCTCCGCCAGCCCGACTGCCTGCTGCTGGACGAACCCTTCAGCGGGCTCGACTATCCAGGCATGATCGAAATGCGCGAGATGCTCATCGCAAGCCGCTCCGCGGGCCTCACGCAGGTGGTGACCTCGCACGATCTGGAGCCGCTGGCCGACATCGTGGACGTCATGGCCGTGATGCATGCGGGACGCATCGCCCTCTCGGGCGCACCGCGCGACATCCTCGACCATGTGCGCGAATTCGGAGTCCGCCCGCCCAGCTCGTGGACCGCCAACCGCACCTTGCAGCCATGGGACTGA